GACGTAATTGCTAGCGAGGATTCCGAAGTAATGTTTCTAGATTTAAGCAAGCTTCTCTCTACCTGCCAAAGCTGCTGCAGCTTCCACCACAGGCTTATTCACAATATGCTTCGTATCTCTGCCCAAAAGAGTCTAAATCTCTCTAGCAGAATGATGCATACAGCTCCAAAGGGTCTTAGAGACAGGTTGTTATCATATCTCTCTGAGCAGGCCATAATTCATGGAAGCACGCATTTTACGATACCCTTTGATCGTCAGCAGCTAGCTGACTACCTTGGAGTTGACCGAAGCGCTATGTCAAATGAGCTAAGTAAAATGCAAAAAGACGGGTTGATAAGCTATAAGAAGAACAAATTCGTACTAAATGAAATGAGTTAAATATTTTTTGTATGTGTTTATAAAAAGTTTTAGCTTTTATATTTGTGTCCCATCTGCTGAGTAAAAGTATCTGCAGTTTTTCTATCCGCAACGATACTTACATTTCTTATTTTGTTTATTTTCTTCTCATGCATACCATAAAAAATAGGATTTTTAATTTTTATGGACAGCTTCTGACAATTAAATGGACGATTTTTGATTTTTATTTGCTCTATACCCTCGAGCTTAAATCCGAAAAGCAATCTACTGTGTCCTCTGCTTCCATAAGTATAGTATTGGGCAAAATTATTTTCATAAATCTCCAGTTTCGTTCCATTGACGAATAGATAATACCCTATAAACCATATAGTGAGCGGAGCAACAATCAGTACTATTGCGATGATAATTCTATCTGAAAGCTCAGTGTTGTAGCTAATAAGATGTTTCAATGCCCAAAGAACAATAAAATATAAGATTGCCATGAATAAAAGTCCTATAGTATTAAATTTAGACTTGTGAGGATATGTCAAAACAAGCTTTAGTTTATCTTGCGAGAAGTCACGTTCCATAGTTTTCTCTTGTCCTTTCATTCAAATTGCGGTATCTAAATTCTATTTTCTTTTTATATTATAACATACCCATCAGCTTTTATATTATTAACTACAGAAGGTTAATAGTTAAAAATATTTCCAAATAATTTTACAAAAACATCTTGTTCATTACCTTAGGTAATGATTTATTATATATTAGGAGGTGCATAATTATGGCGAAATACAGAGCTATTCCGCAAGGCTTTATGACAGTTGGGGAAGTGGCAAAGAAAATGGGAGTTACCGTTCGTACTCTACAATACTACGATAAAGAAGGATTACTTTCCCCATCAGCAGAAAGCGATGGTGGTCGCAGGCTTTATACCGATAAAGATTTGGTTATGCTAAATCAGATTATATCTTTGAAATCACTGGGGTTTTCTCTAGATGACATAAAAGGGCGTTTGTTCCCTTTGGAAACACCGGAAGAAGTTGCAAAGGCACTTACAGAACAGGCAGATGATATACAAAAGAAAATAGAACAGCTTAAGGCTTCTCTGTCAGCAATAGAACAGTTAAAAACAGAAGTTTTACAAATACAGACGGTCAACTTCAAGAAGTACGCAGATATTATTGTTAATCTACAGATGAAGAATGACTCTTACTCACTGATTAAGCATTTTGATGATGATACGCTCGATCATATACGAAGTCAGTTTGACAAAAAAAGCGGACTAGACTTTATGGATAGGTTTAATCGCCTAAGTGATGAAATCGCGCAACTTCAAAAAGAAAACGTGCTGCCTGAAAGTGAAAAATGCCAACAGGTTGTGCAAGACTACTGGAGCTTGATTATGGAGTTTACAAATGGTGATATGAGCATGCTTCCGAAATTGATGGAAGTAGGAAATATTGACACTGCCACAAGTGCTTGGGAAGAAAAGCAGAAAATCGTAAATGAATATTTAGCTCCTGCTTTACAGGTCTATTTTTCAAAGCTTGGAACAAATCCTTTTGAAGAGGTAAAACCGTGAAAGATGCAATACAGGTTCGTGGATTAAAGAAGAGTTATGGCAATAAGATGGTTCTTAGAAGTCTTGATTTTCAGATTGAAAAGGGAGAAGTTTTTGCTTTGCTCGGTGTAAACGGAGCAGGAAAAACTACAACGCTTGAATGTATCGAAGGTCTAAGAAAATATGATAGTGGCACAATTAGGGTGAACGGTAAAATGGGTATTCAACTACAGTCATCCTCTTTACCCTCCCATATCAAACCTATGGAAGCGGTAAAGCTGTTTGCAAAATGGAATAATACAGAAATTGATTATGACATGCTTAACGCTCTTGGAATAAGGGAAATTGAGAAGTCGCAATACATACAATTATCCACAGGACAAAAAAGACGATTACATCTTGCTCTTGCACTTATCGGTAACCCTGATATTATTTTTCTCGATGAACCGACAGCGGGACTTGATGTTGAAGGCAGACTATCGCTCCACAAACAAATCCGAAAGCTCAAATCACATGGGAAAACAATCGTATTGGCAAGTCACGATATGGCCGAGGTAGAAGCCTTATGTGATCACATTGCCATTTTGAATGATGGGAGTATCGTTTTTTGTGGGACAGCTTCAGAACTGACAGATAAGCTTGGAAGAAAATATTTCATCCATTTAAGAACACAGGCAGGAGACAAATCTTTTGAAACCGATAATATCGAGGATGCATTGATTTCATTATTGAGCGAGCTAAAACAGAAAAAAATCCATGTATTGGATATTAAGGTTGATCGTGGCACGTTGGAACAACACTTCATCGAAATGGCAAGGAGGGAAGCAGAATGAACGGTTTTTTATATAGCCTGGCATTACAGTGGAGATTAGATATGCGAAGTAAGACCCTCCTAGTTACTTGCTATATCGTTCCGCTTATTTTCTTTCTTTTAATGGGTAGTATTTTCACTTCGGTTATACCCGAAATGGAAAGCACGCTAATACAGTCTATGATTGTAATGAGTGTTTCAATGGGAGCATTTCTCGGTTTACCACCTTCGTTGATTGATACTTACGGAAGCGACATAAAAAAGATTTATAAAACAAATGGCGTTCCTATTTATTTAGGACTTGTTATCATGTTCCTCTCTACATTTGTCCATTTGATGATTACATGCATTGTGATAGTGATGCTTGCCCCTATTTTATTTGAAGCAATTCCACCTACTCAACTTCCGTTTTTCTTTCTTGCACTTGCCATATACATTCTCGTATCGCTTAGTATCGGAAGTATACTCGGGCTTATTGTAAAAAATCAGGCGAAGCTGACGATGATAGCACAACTTGTGTTTTTACCCTCGATTATGCTTTCTGGGATTATGTTTCCTATCGACTTACTGCCCGATTTTCTTAAAGTAATGGGGCATGTTTTCCCCGCTTATTGGGGATACCGTTTGATGTTGGATAATGGTTTTTTACTTGAAAATCTATGGCCTTTAATTCTTGCATTTTATATAGCGGTAATTACATGTATAATACTTTTGAATAGACAAAAATCCAAGTAGTTTGAGTTATACCAGTCCGAATATAACATAAAACCTATAATTTAACTGCTTTAGTCGCAATATATGTTTTAATATTAAGATTATGTAGTCTGCCGGAACCATTCGTATCTTCATATAGATCAAGCAATGTGAATCCCGCTTTTAACTGTCCCCCAATCTGCTCTGTCATATTGTGAGAAAACTGCATTCCCGCATCTTCTTTAATCATATATTCTAGAGAAGCTTTATCTTTTAAAGGATTAAAAGGCATTCTCCAAATAATTTCTCTTTCTTCACTATCTACAATGTAATTTATTTCATTATTTAAACCCGCAAGTAAAATGCCATTCTTTTTTAAAACTCTATATGCTTCATTAAAAACATGTTGCACATCTTCGACATAGCAGTTGGAAACTGGATGAAAGACAATATCAAATGTTTCATTATCAAAAGGCAATTTCTTTGTTATATCACCTTCAATTGCTTTGATAATATAACTCTCTCTTTCAGCGACTAATAACTCATTTTCTATTTGCTTTGGAGAGTAATCAATAACCGTACAATCTGCCCCTAGCGCATTAAATATTGGCATTTGTTGCCCACCTCCTGACGCTAAGCCCAGAATTTTCTTACCTTGTAAATCCTCAAGCCATTCATGAGGAACCGAGACAGTTGGAGTAAGAAAAACGTTCCATTTTCCTTTTTTGGCTTTGATATATTCATCATGTGAAACTGGCTTCCCCCATTCCCAGCCTTCCTTAACCCATCTGTCAATTGTTTCTTTATTTATATCCTGATAAGCTTTCATTATTTTTATTTCCTCTCTAACAAAATATAAATTTTATTATCTCCGCATTGCTTAGCTGCAAATTCATTAAAAAATAAATCTCATTCTACAATTTTATAGAAAATCCTACATTTTTCTTGTTTAAAAGCTTCAACAATATCTTCAGTTGCCCATATTATTGGAGATTGTGTATTTACCTCACCAAATTCTATATCACTGCGGTAAAACGTATTTGTATTTAGATTTTGTTCATCAGATTCAATCATACGGTATGGCCACGGATGGTGATGTCCTTTGCTTCTTTTGCAATAAGCACAGGTTCCGTTGTCAATCACTCCATAAGTAACCTTGCCTTCGTATTCAGCTCGCACTTGTTTTGCTTTTTCGAGGTCAAAGGATGCAATATTGGTAAATCGGCAAATATAATAGCCTTCAGATTTTTTAAATGGTATAAATTCAATTCCATTCATTTCATGCTTATGATATATTTCGTAAAAATGCCGGCTCGCAATACTCACACCGTCATATGTTGTAACAAAGAATTTCTTTTTTCTCCACTTCACTGTTTCCGCGGCTTGAAATATCGCTTCATCACGATTAAGTACCATTTTACAATGCGGGCAGAGCTTTATATCCGGCTTTGATTCACGCCCCAAATATAAATAGTCAGCATCATCTCCGTCAATATGGTAATACTTCATACTTTCTTTCCTCGTTTATATGCATAAATTACACTTTATAACAAAAACAAATCGCTATACACATTCAAATCTAAATGCATATAGCGATTTTGTCAACTTTATTATAACTCTTTCGCTTTGAACTCAGCGTATCCTTCATAGTAATAGCTATGATCTATGCCCTTCATATATATCTCACGGTCGTTAATATCATCTATCAAAGCTTCACTTAGTATATGCTTAATCTCAATATCCTTGATAGGACTTCTCTCCATAGCCATGAAGTAATCTTCCTTGTCTACCATGCTCCAGTCAATCACCTTGCCGATTTCCTTCTTAAGCATCAAATCAAGCCATATTCTCATGCTTCGACCATTGCCTTCTCTGAAGGGATGTACTATGTTCATTTCGACATACTTTTCAACGATTTTATCAAAGCTACCCTGCGGCATCTTTTCGATATTCTCAAGCGATACCTCTAGGTACATGACCGGTGCAAATCTGAAATTGCCCTTTGATATATTGACATCTCTCAGTTTCCCTGCAAAGTCGTATATGTCCTCAAACAGAAAT
The nucleotide sequence above comes from Eubacterium sulci ATCC 35585. Encoded proteins:
- a CDS encoding ABC transporter ATP-binding protein, with protein sequence MKDAIQVRGLKKSYGNKMVLRSLDFQIEKGEVFALLGVNGAGKTTTLECIEGLRKYDSGTIRVNGKMGIQLQSSSLPSHIKPMEAVKLFAKWNNTEIDYDMLNALGIREIEKSQYIQLSTGQKRRLHLALALIGNPDIIFLDEPTAGLDVEGRLSLHKQIRKLKSHGKTIVLASHDMAEVEALCDHIAILNDGSIVFCGTASELTDKLGRKYFIHLRTQAGDKSFETDNIEDALISLLSELKQKKIHVLDIKVDRGTLEQHFIEMARREAE
- a CDS encoding methyltransferase, which produces MKAYQDINKETIDRWVKEGWEWGKPVSHDEYIKAKKGKWNVFLTPTVSVPHEWLEDLQGKKILGLASGGGQQMPIFNALGADCTVIDYSPKQIENELLVAERESYIIKAIEGDITKKLPFDNETFDIVFHPVSNCYVEDVQHVFNEAYRVLKKNGILLAGLNNEINYIVDSEEREIIWRMPFNPLKDKASLEYMIKEDAGMQFSHNMTEQIGGQLKAGFTLLDLYEDTNGSGRLHNLNIKTYIATKAVKL
- a CDS encoding ABC transporter, producing MNGFLYSLALQWRLDMRSKTLLVTCYIVPLIFFLLMGSIFTSVIPEMESTLIQSMIVMSVSMGAFLGLPPSLIDTYGSDIKKIYKTNGVPIYLGLVIMFLSTFVHLMITCIVIVMLAPILFEAIPPTQLPFFFLALAIYILVSLSIGSILGLIVKNQAKLTMIAQLVFLPSIMLSGIMFPIDLLPDFLKVMGHVFPAYWGYRLMLDNGFLLENLWPLILAFYIAVITCIILLNRQKSK
- a CDS encoding Crp/Fnr family transcriptional regulator, whose product is MNYFFLSNSALFNGIQEDEIKHLISCLNGRKKTYTKGEVIYRAGDKVHEIGLVLSGSVNIIVNFYWGGSHIFGHVEKGEIFAENYAAIPDKELLCDVIASEDSEVMFLDLSKLLSTCQSCCSFHHRLIHNMLRISAQKSLNLSSRMMHTAPKGLRDRLLSYLSEQAIIHGSTHFTIPFDRQQLADYLGVDRSAMSNELSKMQKDGLISYKKNKFVLNEMS
- a CDS encoding cell division protein Fic, encoding MTSENKLGITDSVELSKAEEKISKKKAIELFDKNIFDKLKPSSCESLFAIHKFLFEDIYDFAGKLRDVNISKGNFRFAPVMYLEVSLENIEKMPQGSFDKIVEKYVEMNIVHPFREGNGRSMRIWLDLMLKKEIGKVIDWSMVDKEDYFMAMERSPIKDIEIKHILSEALIDDINDREIYMKGIDHSYYYEGYAEFKAKEL
- a CDS encoding MerR family transcriptional regulator; protein product: MMAKYRAIPQGFMTVGEVAKKMGVTVRTLQYYDKEGLLSPSAESDGGRRLYTDKDLVMLNQIISLKSLGFSLDDIKGRLFPLETPEEVAKALTEQADDIQKKIEQLKASLSAIEQLKTEVLQIQTVNFKKYADIIVNLQMKNDSYSLIKHFDDDTLDHIRSQFDKKSGLDFMDRFNRLSDEIAQLQKENVLPESEKCQQVVQDYWSLIMEFTNGDMSMLPKLMEVGNIDTATSAWEEKQKIVNEYLAPALQVYFSKLGTNPFEEVKP